One Prunus dulcis chromosome 8, ALMONDv2, whole genome shotgun sequence DNA window includes the following coding sequences:
- the LOC117612124 gene encoding FHA domain-containing protein PS1 translates to MANENEKKKLNEEEDDEPKIPVFTVLKNGAILKNIFIVNKSPPPPTNKPISSVHQQTQEEILIVGRHPDCNIVLTHPSISRFHLQILSNPSSQKLSLTDLSSVHGTWVSEKRLEPGVRVELREGDILRVGGSSRVYSLHWIPLSRAYDFETSFVPLTNNDEDDTAEGVVQGENSLSVENKEIESPDSNSVGIGSLLPEENVGLSGKKEIPSAPPMPENAIYSIFDQIEEGGDSLSKGTDEVNEFSSFWAFGTESVNLFLNMEESSSNPKENPESSYFIEMERQTYPTAQVPEETENQSPLIKDHGQIDISCPSGPLVMENLTFPIGEVLGENKDEQVEEESLEPISNLLVNLNFEHLEEKEEEAYPAAQVPEKLDSQSPLRKDDGPLVMENLSLPIGKVFGKDKDEQVEEERLEPNWSLLVNLNFEHLEEKEEETYPAAQVPEKITSQSPLRKNDGPLVMENLYLPIGEVLGEDKDEQVEEEILEPISNLLDNLNFERLEEKEEEAYPAAQVPQKIDSQSPLRKNYGPLVMENLSLPIGDVLGEDKYEQVEEEILEPISNLLDNLNFEHLEEKEEEAYPTAQVPEKIDSQSPLRKDDGQTDVSCHSSPLVMENLSFPFGEVLAKSEGQQVEEESLTLEPELNLLVNLNFEHSDEIECPVEERIGETENKSVSPEDREKRDSTSLHSEPRMKESINSSTLDGILSELIDDRESQTPQSLFTAVGQPESDICESPTLRSGNKSGMRGSIWARRGKRASVVELQTDRSRGKTEEARYGDDIELEEEIFTPDKENLTPNTLRLRSLKRNGEIEFKHSKSRRSSSLKLSLISSICQQDLIVSPEKENQKLKELRKRKSVGTTSGKQARVEKKLAETKERRERMPFQSLLKNSGGKTISETSVPNTATRSSASSSCTRTTRKVANPLLNKSVGEGKRRGWTMVADTTTLLDKESRKSLQLLQGLKGTRLIIPRMVIRELDYLKQRGSIFRRKTEACLVLEWIEDCMVKTNWWIHVQSSMEDGRLIAPTPPVSPQSLSSDKSWAFPSGATSSLPFSRWSLMDLVSPTAEDHILDCALLHRKMKNDGHLVLLSNDVTLKIKAMAEGLLCETAEEFRESLVNPISERFMWPDSSPRGRTWSYVPDAVLRERHSSCPLKKSSTGEGAKGLKLILLHNSHYGQIR, encoded by the exons ATGGCCAACgagaatgagaagaagaaactcaatgaagaagaagacgacgaGCCCAAAATCCCAGTCTTCACAGTCCTTAAAAATGGAGCGATTCTCAAGAACATCTTCATCGTCAACAAATCCCCACCCCCACCTACCAATAAACCAATCTCCTCCGTCCATCAACAAACCCAAGAAGAAATCTTGATAGTCGGTCGCCACCCCGATTGCAACATCGTCTTGACTCATCCCAGCATCAGCAGATTCCACCTCCAAATCCTCTCTAACCCTTCTTCCCAGAAGCTCTCTCTCACCGATTTATCATCAG TGCATGGCACCTGGGTTTCGGAGAAGAGGCTTGAGCCAGGGGTCAGGGTGGAGCTGAGGGAAGGGGACATACTGAGGGTTGGTGGTTCCAGCAGGGTCTACAGCCTTCACTGGATACCTTTGAGTCGAGCCTATGATTTCGAAACGTCTTTTGTTCCGTTGACAAATAATGATGAAGATGACACTGCAGAAGGAGTAGTCCAG GGTGAGAATTCTCTGTCagttgaaaataaagaaattgaatCTCCGGATTCAAATTCTGTGGGTATAGGATCTTTGTTGCCTGAAGAAAATGTTGGACTAAGTGGGAAGAAGGAGATCCCGTCAGCACCTCCAATGCCTGAAAATGCCATTTACTCAAtttttgatcaaattgaaGAAGGTGGTGACAGCTTATCAAAAGGTACTGATGAAGTGAATGAATTCTCAAGCTTCTGGGCATTTGGAACTGAATCGGTGAACCTATTTTTGAATATGGAAGAATCTAGTTCTAATCCAAAGGAAAACCCAGAGAGTTCCTATTTTATTGAAATGGAAAGGCAAACTTATCCTACTGCTCAAGTGCCTGAGGAAACTGAGAACCAAAGCCCATTGATAAAAGACCATGGACAGATTGATATTTCATGTCCGTCTGGACCTCTAGTGATGGAGAACCTAACCTTCCCGATCGGCGAAGTCCTTGGAGAGAACAAAGATGAACAAGTTGAAGAAGAAAGCCTGGAACCAATTTCGAATTTGCTGGTTAACCTGAATTTTGAACATttagaagaaaaggaagaggaagctTATCCTGCTGCTCAAGTGCCTGAGAAACTTGACAGCCAAAGTCCACTGAGAAAAGATGATGGACCTCTAGTGATGGAGAACCTATCTTTGCCGATCGGCAAAGTCTTTGGAAAGGACAAAGATGAACAAGTTGAAGAAGAACGCCTGGAACCAAATTGGAGCTTGCTGGTTAACCTGAATTTTGAACATttagaagaaaaggaagaggaaacTTATCCTGCTGCTCAAGTACCTGAGAAAATTACCAGCCAAAGTCCATTGAGAAAAAATGATGGACCTCTGGTTATGGAGAACCTATACTTGCCGATAGGTGAAGTCCTTGGAGAGGACAAAGATGAAcaagttgaagaagaaatcCTGGAACCAATTTCAAACTTGCTGGATAACCTGAATTTTGAACGTttagaagaaaaggaagaggaagctTATCCTGCTGCTCAAGTACCTCAGAAAATTGACAGCCAAAGTCCATTGAGAAAAAATTATGGACCTCTAGTCATGGAGAACCTATCCTTGCCGATAGGTGATGTCCTTGGAGAGGACAAATATGAAcaagttgaagaagaaatcCTGGAACCAATTTCAAACTTGCTGGATAACCTGAATTTTGAACATttagaagaaaaggaagaggaagctTATCCTACTGCTCAAGTACCTGAGAAAATTGACAGCCAAAGTCCATTGAGAAAAGATGATGGACAGACTGATGTATCGTGTCATTCGTCTCCTCTTGTGATGGAGAACTTATCCTTTCCATTCGGGGAAGTCCTTGCCAAGAGTGAAGGTCAACAAGTTGAAGAAGAAAGCTTGACCTTGGAACCAGAATTAAACTTGCTGGTTAACCTGAATTTTGAACATTCTGATGAAATAGAATGTCCAGTGGAAGAAAGAATTGGagaaactgaaaacaaaagTGTGTCACCAGAAGACCGTGAAAAGAGGGATTCTACAAGCCTCCATTCTGAACCTCGCATGAAAGAATCTATAAACTCATCTACACTAGATGGGATACTGTCAGAGTTAATAGATGACAGAGAAAGCCAGACCCCACAATCTCTCTTTACTGCAGTAGGACAGCCTGAATCAGACATCTGTGAAAGCCCTACACTGAGATCAGGGAATAAATCAGGCATGAGGGGAAGCATTTGGGCAAGAAGAGGTAAACGTGCTAGTGTTGTTGAGCTTCAAACAGATAGGAGTAGAGGGAAAACGGAGGAGGCAAGATATGGTGATGACATTGAACTGGAGGAGGAAATCTTTACACCAGACAAGGAAAATTTGACCCCAAATACTCTTCGACTGAGGTCCTTGAAAAGGAATGGTGAGATAGAATTTAAGCATTCCAAGTCACGTAGATCATCCTCGTTGAAACTAAGTTTAATTTCCAGTATCTGTCAACAAGATCTGATTGTATccccagaaaaagaaaaccagaaaTTGAAGGAACtccgaaaaagaaaatcagtgGGAACTACTTCTGGAAAGCAAGCTAGGGTGGAAAAAAAGTTGgcagaaacaaaagaaagaagagaaaggatGCCATTTCAATCACTACTTAAAAATTCTGGAGGCAAGACCATATCAGAAACCTCGGTCCCAAACACAGCCACAAGAAGCAGCGCATCTTCCAGTTGTACTAGAACCACGAGAAAGGTCGCCAATCCACTCCTT AATAAATCTGTTGGAGAAGGAAAGAGGAGGGGCTGGACTATGGTTGCAGACACTACTACTCTCCTTGACAAGGAATCAAGGAAGTCATTGCAGCTTCTGCAAGGTCTTAAGGGGACTCGGTTAATAATTCCAAGAATGg TCATACGGGAACTGGATTACTTGAAGCAACGTGGCAGCATTTTCAGAAGGAAAACAGAGGCTTGTCTGGTGCTCGAATGGATTGAAGATTGCATGGTAAAAACAAATTGGTGGATCCATGTCCAGAGCTCAATGGAAGATGGAAGACTGATAGCTCCAACCCCTCCCGTTTCTCCGCAGTCTCTATCTAGTGATAAGAGCTGGGCCTTTCCTTCTGGGGCAACAAGCTCATTGCCTTTTTCAAGATGGAGTTTGATGGACCTTGTCTCACCAACAGCAGAAGACCATATCCTTGACTGTGCTCTTTTGCATAGAAAGATGAAGAATGATGGACACCTTGTCCTTCTAAGTAATGATGTCACCTTGAAGATCAAAGCCATGGCAGAG GGTTTGCTTTGTGAGACAGCTGAAGAATTCCGTGAGAGTCTGGTGAATCCAATATCTGAGAGGTTTATGTGGCCTGATAGCTCTCCCCGTGGGCGCACTTGGTCATACGTACCCGATGCAGTTTTGAGAGAAAGGCACAGCAGCTGCCCCCTGAAGAAGTCATCAACTGGAGAAGGTGCAAAGGGTTTGAAGCTCATTTTGCTCCATAATTCTCATTATGGACAGATCCGTTAg